The window TTCAAAGCTCATTAGATAGCTCTTGATAAATTTACTTGACAAACTGCAGAGATAATGAAATTTACTTGCCAGACTGCAGGGATAATGAAATCTAGCCCTAGTTAATTTAGCTTCATATTTGTCCCATCATGGCATATTCACAGGTCAGTTACATAATACCCTAAAATGCTTCCCCTTTGCTCCTATGTGATCAAGGACATCCCTATAATGAATTTAGCTAATACTGAGTACATATGACTATAGCACTCCAAACCTTAATGAAGAATTTTCTACTTTACCTTCCTAAGAACACTGTGTCAGATGAGAAAAATGGTGCCACAGAGGATAAGCGGTTAAGGGAGTACAGATTATTTTCTCTCACATAAGTTTACAGAACTCTTCATTCACAGTTAAACTACAGGTACCCATGAATAGTTGATGGTCTGAAAGAGATTCCTTTTACCCATAAATTTCTTGTCCTTCTTTTCCATGATCCACTCATGAAGAAAAAGGGTATGTGCTCAATTTCTCTACCATGTTTAGGAGAACAAAGAAtggggaaacacacacacacgaaagaATTTCAGATATAATGGTGCCTAGCCATGCTTCTATCTCTTTTAGAAACCCCAAGTGAGATCTGGCTCCATAATCAGAGTAagaaattcaaaaaatatatagtattcaTAGTCCCTCCGAAGAGTATTTCCAAAATAGCATATTCTTCACAGCTGCTTTAACATCTTTGTTCCTCAAACTATAGATGAGGGGATTGACCATGGGTGTCACCACTccataaaagagagaaatgattttATCAGTGAATTCTTCCTTGTCTGAACCAGAAGAATCTTTAGCCTTGGGATTTGCATACATAAAGAAGATGGTCCCGTAGAATATAACTACCACTGTCAGGTGCGCTGAGCATGTGGAGAAGGCTTTCTGCCGTCCCCCCGCAGAAGGAATCCTCAGTATGGTAGAGAGAATGAAaacataggaaataaaaatgaaaagtaccGGGACCACAAGAAAAATAACAGTAGTAAATCTCATAATAATAACATTTACAGAGATATCAGCACAGGCCAATTTTAAGACTGCCAAGATTTCACAAGTAAAATGATTAATGACATTATCCCAACAAAAAGGAAGTCGCATCGCAAGGGAGGTTTGAACCACAGAGTCGACACCCCCAGCAATCCAGGACCCAGCAGCCATGGGCACATAGGAAGCCTTGCTCATGATGATGGGGTATCTCAGCGGGTTACAAATGGCTACATAGCGGTCGAACGCCATCATGCTTAGAAGCACACACTCCGTGGCCCCCATAGCAAAGGAGAGAAACATTTGCACTCCACACCCAGAGAAGGAAATGGTTTTCTTTGAAGTTAAGAAGCTGCTGAGAAACAGCGGGATAGATGAACTGGTGTAGCAAATGTCCAAGAATGACAAGTtactgaggaagaagtacatgggagtgTGCAGGTAGGAGTCATAGACACTTACAATGATGATGACTCCATTTCCCAGCAGGATCACAAGGTACATGCATAGGACCAGCACAAAGTAAATGGCCTCAAGCTCTGGGTAGACAGACAGCCCCAGCAGGACAAACTCTGTCACAGAAGATTGATTGATCTTTTCCATCTTAAAGGTTTCTTTCACCAATGACAGTTCTGTGGAGGCTGGGATACAAGTAGAGCTGTTATAGCAATGTCTGTAAGATATGCTGACATCCTAAGTGGTTGCCCTTATGGGTATTGTGGACCTAAAATTAGATACACAACACAAAAATATGATAGGATCTTCTAATAATGATCAGTTGGACTTTCAACATTTTGAAAGTGGATTTAgcttaaaatatatgttattgttaGAAAACAGATTCAGAACAGCTGCAACTGCATTGGAATTACAATCCCATTGCATTGTGAATGTGAAATGATTTTGAATGTAAGGTCACCATATATGTTGATCAAACAAGCCCAAACAAATGTAAATGCATAcaatatgatttttctgtgagGTCTACAATTTTAAGCACCTTATATATTGTAGCCTAACATTTCCCTCTGTGACTGATTTGTCATCCTCAACAAAAATCATTGCTCTTCAGCATTCAAAGTATGATAGGTAATTCCTGCCTCAACGATAACTAAACCTGTGTTTAAGAATTTAGCAGCTCAAAGAACAAACTGAGAAAAAGGAATTTAAGTTATTTTTACCTTGGGGGAAATGTATATCTGCAATATTACAGGAGTATTAACTTCAGTCATTAGGAAtacccataaaagaaaaaagaaaatattttagagtaaaTAATACATCGTTATCTCTTTTAGTACAGATTATAAAGTGACTCTATGTGACCTTATCTCCTGCCTGATACACATAATGTGCAGTGAGTTGCCTCAGGAAAACTCCAATGCAGGTTTCAATCTAGAGGTAAATCATAAGTATATACCTGGTCTGAGAAATTTCAACAGTAGAAAATTTACCCCTTTGCCTCCATGCTTGAGAAATTACCTATCATCTTCTCCCTGTAAAGAAATCACTTCCTTCTGCTAAAACAGCTGCTCTGTTGTTCTTCCTCCCACTACACATTCAGAGATATGCATGAGTATGAGTAAGcctcaaaaaaatggaagcattaAAAGTTTGCTATAATTGTTCATGTCTCCAATTCATTAGCATATAGAGCACTTATATATTAAAATGCCAGAAACAGAAGTCCTACTTCCATCGCTGGTCTCATAAATCCCATCTCAATTTCAGTAAGATAAAGAAATACCCCATCTTAATTCTCTTTAGAATAAAGTTGCTGCCATCCGTATTATAACTACTATCAAAACAATTCATTATTGGCAAAATAGAAATATCTCCCTGTAAAGATGAAAGTTGGGACTCTTCTCAGTTTTTTCACTGGCTGTTGATCCTCTAAAGGACTAGCCAGTTGAGCACCACAGCAACTTAACATCTGCTGCTTTGTGGATCCTTCTAATccccaaagcaatttaaaattcatGATGTAGATTGGATAGAGTTTAGAAACTTTCTAGTACTTCTGCAATGAAGTCCCTCAGAAGCAATTAAAACAATGTTGCTAacacaatttaaatttaactcaaaaaaacaatatttcttcTGGCTCTTCACCCAGTGGAAAGAGTAAATTCAGGACTGATATCCAGGTAAAATGACCTAGATCTGGACATTATAATTGATTATATCTGATGTAGAGATGTTACAGTGATCTGTGATACTTAGGTCAAACTGAAAATTAATTCTTAATACATTAGCTGCTAATCACTTTTATTTTGACCTCTCAATCCCTGAATCTTAGAGTTCTTGTAATGGCAGAGTTCCTGTGTCAACTTCCAGGTTAGAGGGTCAAGTTATTTGGTCAGGCAAACATTTtactgattgttactgtgaggatatttgtGAATTAAGTCATAAGTAAACTGactgcatctatagctgattatatccaaaatcaactaaggagattgccttcagccaTGAAAGacgtctcatccaatcagttagagACCTTAAAGGGATAACTGATACTGTCaacaatcaaaaggaaaaatttccatctctacttcagccagacagcctctccttgggaattcatcaaaaactctgatcagagtttccagcttgcagcctgtcctacagaatttggatttagCAACCCCCActgtcatgtgagccaattcctataatacgtctcacaatatttacattatacatatatatcctgtTATATGGtggttctgtttccttggaaACCCTTACTAATACAGTCTCTAagctctattttgtctcattggtctcacaaaaagcaaaaacaacatgGACAATATCTTAATTTTGATCATTCATGCTCTCTCCTCAAACTCACAATACCAAAAGGTTATCCAAACTTGTCCTTTATCATGCTCAAACTGGATTGCCACAACATTGGACAGCATCGTTTAAAAGTCATTGAACAAGAAATACAACATAATCCTGAAGGATCCCAAAGCCACTTTTGTCATGAAAGATGGCATTATGTGCTTCAACAAATCAAATATGAAGATCAATTCCTAGAATTAATTTTACATAATCAGATGTTCAGTATATCAACTCATAATGCTGATTTTGAGTATGTTTTCTTATTAAGGAATAACCAATAGACGAAAGAATTAGATTAGCTGAATGTGACCACTGTAGAATCTATGTACAATGTACATGAACTATACACTATAACTGCAAGTAATTTTATAAGCAaatcctgaaaaacaaaaaaatattaacagcCAAATCACTAGAGACATATAACTAAAGAATGAGAAATGCAATTTGTTTCAAATCAAAGATAAATCATTTTGACATAAGTATTTatcatgcaatatttttcttctaagtcAGGGTACAAATGCATAGGCAtttagaaacaatccaaatttagccaggcatcctgtatttttatttgttaaatatggCACCCCTAATGGTATCACTTGCCAGTTTTGGCCACTCCAAGGCACTGGAGGGAATATGGGTTCCTGGAAATGGTCCCTGCTTGCCCAGGTCTATGGGCAGTACTGCTCATCATAATACTGTGGGATGGAATTACTTTCAGAAAGTTCATATGAGGAACAGACAAAGGATATTAAGCATATTTCCCAAAGTCACTGTGGTGGATATAGGATTATAACAATATttgtttacatttatataaatatatatatatatatatatatatatttatatatataaaacaatgtttGTTTGTGCTACCAACCATATAATTTCACCTACAACTACAATTCTCCAACCATTTCCAGGACAACTATTGCAAGAAGAAATTAAGGCAGACATATAGGGGCTCATGATCAAGGTC of the Tamandua tetradactyla isolate mTamTet1 chromosome 2, mTamTet1.pri, whole genome shotgun sequence genome contains:
- the LOC143659347 gene encoding olfactory receptor 13C7-like; translation: MEKINQSSVTEFVLLGLSVYPELEAIYFVLVLCMYLVILLGNGVIIIVSVYDSYLHTPMYFFLSNLSFLDICYTSSSIPLFLSSFLTSKKTISFSGCGVQMFLSFAMGATECVLLSMMAFDRYVAICNPLRYPIIMSKASYVPMAAGSWIAGGVDSVVQTSLAMRLPFCWDNVINHFTCEILAVLKLACADISVNVIIMRFTTVIFLVVPVLFIFISYVFILSTILRIPSAGGRQKAFSTCSAHLTVVVIFYGTIFFMYANPKAKDSSGSDKEEFTDKIISLFYGVVTPMVNPLIYSLRNKDVKAAVKNMLFWKYSSEGL